Proteins from a single region of Nocardiopsis dassonvillei subsp. dassonvillei DSM 43111:
- the secA gene encoding preprotein translocase subunit SecA, translated as MPGILDKLLRAGEGKILRRLNKLKDQVNSLEEDYVDLTDEELRDLTGEYKERYEDGESLDDLLPEAFATVREAAKRTLGQRHFDVQIMGGAALHLGNIAEMKTGEGKTLTGTLAVYLNALAGKGVHVITTNDYLAKRDAQNMGRIYHFLGLEVGVVGPQMTAADRRSAYQADITYGTNNEFGFDYLRDNMALSLKDTVQREHYFALVDEVDSILIDEARTPLIISGPSEQNSRWYAEFAKIAPRLKREEDYEVDEKKRTVGITESGVAKVEDWLGIDNLYEAVNTPLISFLNNSLKAKELYKRDKEYIVKDGEVLIVDEFTGRVLAGRRYNEGMHQAIEAKERVKIKDENQTLAKVTLQNYFRLYEKLAGMTGTAQTEAAEFTQTYNVGVVPIPTNKPMVRQDVKDVVYKHEDAKFQALAEDIAERHEAGQPVLVGTTSVEKSELLSRMLKREGVPHEVLNAKNHAREAAIIARAGKLGAVTVATNMAGRGTDIMLGGNPDFLADEELQGRGLSPLETPEEYEAAWPEALEKAKADYEEEHEKVVEAGGLYVLGTERHESRRIDNQLRGRSGRQGDPGISRFYLSLQDDLLRLFNSSRLEAFMNQLNIPDDQPIESGMVSKAIASAQGQVETQNFEIRKNVLKYDEVLNRQRKVIYAERRKVLEGQDLRDQVMSMLEEVLRGYVVEETASGDPSDWDLDKLWRAFKQVYPISFTVDEFIEENGDLHTLTTEVIADRVVEDANTAYEAREAELGEEAMREVERRVILQVMDRKWREHLYEMDYLQEGIGLRAMAQRNPLIEFQREGFDMFQQMLEAIKEESVGYLFNVEVQVRKKEEPALTTAAAAKTAAAVGGSASATAVATAVEEDEEVQDAASPVEEAEPAEDVVVPGFGEGQPNRLQYSAPSEDGTVERHSETADEYSGTARNAPCPCGSGKKYKKCHGDPAAK; from the coding sequence GTGCCAGGGATACTCGACAAGCTCCTGCGCGCGGGTGAGGGAAAGATCCTGCGCCGACTCAACAAGCTGAAGGACCAGGTCAACTCGCTCGAGGAAGACTACGTCGACCTCACCGACGAGGAGCTGCGCGACCTCACCGGGGAGTACAAGGAGCGCTACGAGGACGGGGAGTCCCTGGACGACCTGCTCCCGGAGGCCTTCGCCACCGTCCGGGAGGCGGCCAAGCGCACCCTGGGCCAGCGCCACTTCGACGTCCAGATCATGGGCGGCGCCGCGCTGCACCTCGGCAACATCGCCGAGATGAAGACCGGTGAGGGCAAGACCCTGACCGGCACCCTCGCGGTCTACCTCAACGCGCTCGCGGGCAAGGGCGTCCACGTCATCACGACCAACGACTACCTGGCCAAGCGCGACGCCCAGAACATGGGCCGCATCTACCACTTCCTCGGCCTCGAGGTCGGCGTCGTCGGACCGCAGATGACCGCGGCCGACCGCCGCAGCGCCTACCAGGCCGACATCACCTACGGCACGAACAACGAGTTCGGCTTCGACTACCTGCGCGACAACATGGCGCTCTCGCTCAAGGACACCGTCCAGCGCGAGCACTACTTCGCCCTGGTCGACGAGGTCGACTCCATCCTCATCGACGAGGCCCGCACCCCGCTGATCATCAGCGGCCCCTCGGAGCAGAACTCCCGGTGGTACGCCGAGTTCGCCAAGATCGCCCCGCGCCTCAAGCGCGAGGAGGACTACGAGGTCGACGAGAAGAAGCGCACCGTCGGCATCACCGAGTCCGGCGTGGCCAAGGTCGAGGACTGGCTGGGCATCGACAACCTCTACGAGGCCGTCAACACCCCGCTCATCAGCTTCCTCAACAACTCGCTCAAGGCCAAGGAGCTGTACAAGCGGGACAAGGAGTACATCGTCAAGGACGGTGAGGTCCTCATCGTCGACGAGTTCACCGGCCGCGTCCTCGCGGGCCGCCGCTACAACGAGGGCATGCACCAGGCCATCGAGGCCAAGGAGCGCGTCAAGATCAAGGACGAGAACCAGACTCTCGCCAAGGTCACCCTCCAGAACTACTTCCGCCTCTACGAGAAGCTCGCCGGCATGACCGGTACCGCCCAGACCGAGGCGGCGGAGTTCACCCAGACCTACAACGTCGGCGTGGTGCCCATCCCCACCAACAAGCCGATGGTCCGCCAGGACGTCAAGGACGTCGTCTACAAGCACGAGGACGCCAAGTTCCAGGCGCTCGCCGAGGACATCGCCGAGCGCCACGAGGCCGGGCAGCCCGTCCTGGTCGGTACCACCAGCGTCGAGAAGTCCGAGCTGCTGTCCCGGATGCTCAAGCGCGAGGGCGTGCCCCACGAGGTCCTCAACGCCAAGAACCACGCCCGTGAGGCCGCGATCATCGCCCGCGCGGGCAAGCTCGGCGCGGTCACCGTCGCCACCAACATGGCCGGTCGCGGTACCGACATCATGCTGGGCGGCAACCCCGACTTCCTCGCCGACGAGGAGCTCCAGGGCCGCGGACTGAGCCCGCTGGAGACCCCCGAGGAGTACGAGGCCGCCTGGCCCGAGGCGCTGGAGAAGGCCAAGGCCGACTACGAGGAGGAGCACGAGAAGGTCGTCGAGGCCGGCGGCCTGTACGTGCTCGGCACCGAGCGCCACGAGTCGCGGCGCATCGACAACCAGCTCCGCGGCCGCTCCGGCCGCCAGGGCGACCCCGGCATCTCCCGCTTCTACCTCTCCCTCCAGGACGACCTGCTGCGCCTGTTCAACAGCAGCCGTCTGGAGGCGTTCATGAACCAGCTGAACATCCCGGACGACCAGCCCATCGAGTCCGGCATGGTCAGCAAGGCGATCGCCTCCGCGCAGGGCCAGGTCGAGACGCAGAACTTCGAGATCCGCAAGAACGTCCTCAAGTACGACGAGGTCCTCAACCGCCAGCGCAAGGTCATCTACGCCGAGCGCCGCAAGGTCCTGGAGGGCCAGGACCTGCGCGACCAGGTCATGAGCATGCTGGAGGAGGTCCTGCGCGGCTACGTCGTGGAGGAGACCGCCAGCGGCGACCCCAGCGACTGGGACCTCGACAAGCTCTGGCGGGCGTTCAAGCAGGTCTACCCGATCAGCTTCACCGTCGACGAGTTCATCGAGGAGAACGGCGACCTGCACACGCTGACCACCGAGGTGATCGCGGACCGCGTGGTGGAGGACGCCAACACCGCCTACGAGGCCCGCGAGGCCGAGCTGGGCGAGGAGGCCATGCGCGAGGTCGAGCGCCGGGTCATCCTCCAGGTCATGGACCGCAAGTGGCGTGAGCACCTCTACGAGATGGACTACCTCCAGGAGGGCATCGGGCTGCGCGCCATGGCGCAGCGCAACCCGCTGATCGAGTTCCAGCGCGAGGGATTCGACATGTTCCAGCAGATGCTGGAGGCCATCAAGGAGGAGTCCGTCGGCTACCTCTTCAACGTCGAGGTGCAGGTCCGCAAGAAGGAGGAGCCCGCCCTCACCACCGCCGCCGCTGCCAAGACCGCCGCGGCAGTCGGCGGCTCCGCCAGCGCGACCGCCGTCGCGACCGCGGTGGAGGAGGACGAGGAGGTCCAGGACGCCGCCTCCCCGGTGGAGGAGGCCGAGCCCGCCGAGGACGTGGTCGTCCCCGGCTTCGGCGAGGGCCAGCCCAACCGGCTCCAGTACTCCGCGCCGAGTGAGGACGGCACCGTCGAGCGCCACAGCGAGACGGCCGACGAGTACTCCGGCACGGCGCGCAACGCGCCCTGCCCGTGCGGCTCCGGCAAGAAGTACAAGAAGTGCCACGGCGACCCGGCCGCCAAGTAG
- a CDS encoding PTS transporter subunit EIIC, giving the protein MSSDQTPTPTASQPPGGDAGRSKRGSSTLAVLQRLGRSLMMPIAVLPAAAILLRLGQPDLLGADGLAGLSGMGWMEPVAGAVGMAGDAVFQALPLLFAIGVAIGFAKRADGSTALAAVVGYLVFDRVATWTMVTFDGATGDLGSRLTTYPLAVDPVTRQPVTDPEAVNAVMPVINHAVKNPTDVLGGIAVGLVAALLWQRYHRIKLPTWLGFFGGRRFVPIVTALAGLVMGVVLGLVWPVVGGWIQDLGEGIIGAGAVGAGAYGVINRLLLPLGLHHVVNSFIWFVSGTYTAPDGTVAHGEITRYFAGDPDAGGLLSGFFPVLMFGLPGAALAMWLATPKARRTQIGSIMIPAALTAFATGITEPVEFAFIFVAPALFAVHVVLTGISMAVLNALDAQLGFGFSAGLIDMLLNATKDNTQGLGVILLVGLVYFAAYFGIFYLLITRFNLPTPGRERDPDEPGETVRARTGADTGEDPPGAGGTAGGGTGSSG; this is encoded by the coding sequence ATGAGTTCGGACCAGACCCCGACACCGACCGCGTCGCAGCCCCCGGGCGGCGACGCGGGCCGGTCCAAGCGCGGCTCGTCCACGCTCGCCGTCCTGCAAAGGCTCGGCCGCAGCCTGATGATGCCCATCGCGGTCCTGCCCGCCGCCGCGATCCTGCTCCGCCTGGGCCAGCCCGACCTGCTCGGCGCCGACGGCCTGGCCGGGCTTTCCGGGATGGGCTGGATGGAGCCGGTCGCGGGCGCCGTCGGCATGGCGGGCGACGCGGTCTTCCAGGCCCTGCCGCTGCTGTTCGCGATCGGTGTGGCGATCGGGTTCGCCAAGCGCGCCGACGGTTCGACCGCCCTGGCCGCGGTCGTGGGCTACCTGGTGTTCGACCGGGTGGCCACCTGGACGATGGTGACCTTCGACGGCGCCACCGGTGACCTGGGGTCGCGGCTGACCACGTACCCGCTGGCGGTGGACCCGGTCACACGCCAGCCCGTCACCGACCCCGAGGCCGTCAACGCGGTCATGCCGGTGATCAACCACGCGGTGAAGAACCCGACCGACGTGCTCGGCGGCATCGCGGTGGGTCTGGTGGCGGCCCTGCTGTGGCAGCGCTACCACCGGATCAAGCTGCCGACCTGGCTGGGCTTCTTCGGCGGTCGCAGGTTCGTGCCGATCGTGACGGCGCTGGCCGGTCTGGTGATGGGCGTGGTGCTCGGCCTGGTCTGGCCGGTCGTGGGCGGATGGATCCAGGACCTGGGCGAGGGCATCATCGGCGCGGGCGCGGTGGGAGCCGGGGCCTACGGGGTGATCAACCGCCTGCTGCTGCCGCTGGGCCTGCACCACGTGGTGAACTCGTTCATCTGGTTCGTGTCGGGCACCTACACCGCTCCCGACGGCACCGTGGCGCACGGAGAGATCACCCGCTACTTCGCCGGCGACCCGGACGCGGGCGGTCTGCTGTCCGGGTTCTTCCCGGTGCTGATGTTCGGCCTGCCCGGTGCGGCGCTGGCGATGTGGCTGGCCACGCCCAAGGCCCGGCGGACGCAGATCGGGTCGATCATGATCCCCGCGGCGCTGACGGCCTTCGCGACGGGCATCACCGAGCCGGTGGAGTTCGCGTTCATCTTCGTGGCCCCGGCGCTGTTCGCGGTGCACGTGGTGCTGACCGGCATCTCGATGGCGGTGCTCAACGCGCTGGACGCCCAGTTGGGCTTCGGGTTCTCGGCGGGTCTGATCGACATGCTGTTGAACGCCACCAAGGACAACACCCAGGGGCTGGGGGTGATCCTGTTGGTGGGCCTGGTGTACTTCGCGGCCTACTTCGGGATCTTCTACCTGCTCATCACCCGCTTCAACCTGCCCACGCCGGGCCGGGAGCGCGACCCGGACGAGCCGGGCGAGACCGTGCGGGCGCGCACCGGGGCCGACACGGGTGAGGACCCGCCGGGGGCCGGGGGGACCGCCGGGGGCGGGACGGGCTCGTCCGGCTGA
- a CDS encoding Lrp/AsnC family transcriptional regulator: MDNVDRKILAELQEDGRLSVTELAHRVGLSVSPCHRRLRELERAGVVSGYRAVVDAEAVGLGFQALVFVTMRQEDRDTVAAFERAVEDIPQVVQAERLFGDPDYLLRVVSADLAAFRVLYDESLATLPGVQHLSSTLVMKHVVRERPLPA, from the coding sequence ATGGACAACGTCGACCGGAAGATTCTTGCGGAACTCCAGGAGGACGGCCGTCTGAGCGTCACCGAACTGGCCCACCGCGTCGGGCTCAGCGTCTCCCCGTGCCATCGCAGACTGCGCGAACTCGAACGCGCCGGGGTGGTCAGCGGGTACCGCGCGGTCGTGGACGCCGAGGCGGTGGGTCTGGGCTTCCAGGCGCTGGTCTTCGTCACCATGCGCCAGGAGGACCGGGACACCGTCGCGGCCTTCGAGCGGGCGGTCGAGGACATCCCCCAGGTCGTCCAGGCCGAGCGCCTGTTCGGCGACCCCGACTACCTGCTGCGCGTGGTCAGCGCCGACCTGGCCGCCTTCCGTGTGCTCTACGACGAGTCGCTGGCCACCCTGCCCGGCGTCCAGCACCTGAGTTCGACGCTGGTGATGAAGCACGTCGTGCGGGAGCGGCCCCTGCCCGCCTGA
- the hpf gene encoding ribosome hibernation-promoting factor, HPF/YfiA family, whose product MDIIVKGRRTGVSEKFRQHVDNKLDRLSKWEKKGMTVDVEVSKERNPKLADVCERVELTIRTNGPVIRSEAAASDRYGALDLALDKIEARLRKSADRRKVHRGNHAPVSVASATAGLPGDLPSSATATATQAPPAQRRGGEEDVNGTEVDGRFSDEFVELDTQGEVPVVVREKFHRAKPMSIDQALMEMELVGHDFYLFHDEVKDAPSVVYRRKGFNYGVLRLVD is encoded by the coding sequence ATGGACATCATCGTCAAGGGTCGACGCACCGGTGTGAGTGAGAAGTTCCGTCAGCACGTCGACAACAAGCTCGACAGGCTCTCCAAGTGGGAGAAGAAGGGCATGACCGTCGACGTGGAGGTGTCCAAAGAGCGCAACCCCAAGCTCGCCGACGTCTGCGAGCGGGTTGAGCTGACCATCCGGACCAACGGTCCGGTCATTCGCAGCGAGGCCGCCGCCTCGGACCGGTACGGCGCCCTCGACCTCGCCCTCGACAAGATCGAGGCCCGCCTGCGCAAGTCCGCGGACCGGCGCAAGGTCCACCGGGGCAACCACGCCCCCGTCTCCGTCGCGTCGGCCACCGCCGGCCTCCCCGGAGACCTGCCCTCGTCCGCCACCGCCACCGCGACGCAGGCTCCCCCCGCCCAGCGGCGCGGCGGCGAGGAGGACGTCAACGGCACCGAGGTGGACGGAAGGTTCTCCGACGAGTTCGTCGAACTCGACACCCAGGGAGAGGTTCCCGTCGTCGTCCGGGAGAAGTTCCACAGGGCCAAGCCCATGAGCATCGACCAGGCGCTCATGGAGATGGAACTCGTGGGCCACGACTTCTACCTCTTCCATGACGAGGTCAAGGACGCCCCGAGCGTCGTCTACCGGCGCAAGGGCTTCAACTACGGCGTCCTCCGGCTGGTCGACTAG
- a CDS encoding MBL fold metallo-hydrolase, whose translation MFRKDVAEGIHCVRDGYVNWFIVEDEGLLTIVDAGVGGSWDSLRRALMLLGRQPRDIRALVLTHGHFDHLGFAERLRSRMGVPVHIHENDVPLTRHPRQYGHARARTPYFLTQVKAFPMVASFVGRRAWWPKPIREVHRFRDGELPVPGAPRVVPTPGHTLGHCALHFPDRGAVIAGDAVVTLNPYRGTYGPQIVSGAATADEERALASLGAIADTGARTVLVGHGEEWRDGAERMAELALRHGPS comes from the coding sequence ATGTTCAGGAAGGACGTGGCGGAGGGCATCCACTGCGTGCGGGACGGGTACGTCAACTGGTTCATCGTCGAGGACGAAGGGCTGCTGACGATCGTCGACGCCGGGGTGGGGGGCTCGTGGGACTCCCTGCGGCGGGCCCTGATGCTGCTCGGGCGGCAGCCCCGGGACATCCGCGCCCTGGTGCTGACGCACGGGCACTTCGACCACCTCGGGTTCGCGGAACGGCTCCGGTCCCGGATGGGCGTTCCCGTCCACATACACGAGAACGACGTTCCGCTCACACGGCATCCCCGCCAGTACGGGCACGCGCGTGCCCGTACCCCCTACTTCCTGACGCAGGTGAAGGCCTTTCCGATGGTCGCCTCGTTCGTGGGGCGGCGGGCGTGGTGGCCGAAGCCGATCAGGGAGGTACACCGCTTCCGGGACGGCGAACTGCCGGTGCCCGGGGCGCCGCGGGTCGTTCCCACCCCGGGCCACACGCTCGGCCACTGCGCCCTGCACTTCCCGGACCGCGGAGCGGTCATCGCCGGCGACGCCGTGGTGACCCTCAACCCGTACCGGGGCACGTACGGACCGCAGATCGTGTCGGGAGCGGCGACCGCGGACGAGGAGCGCGCTCTGGCGTCGTTGGGCGCGATCGCGGACACGGGAGCGCGGACCGTGCTCGTGGGACACGGCGAGGAGTGGCGGGACGGTGCGGAGAGGATGGCCGAGCTCGCCCTTCGGCACGGCCCCTCCTGA
- a CDS encoding LysE family translocator — MAVEPASVAAFWTVSVLLILVPGADWAYTISAGLRDRSVLPAVSGLLLGYVALTGVVAGGVAALVASTPAVLTGLTLAGAVYLVWLGAATLARPAVPGAGGAAVPSSWGSRVLTGTGVSGLNPKALLLFLALLPQFTDPAGGWPMAAQIGALGLVHTASCGAVYLCVGVLARTVLGTRPAAARAVSRFSGAAMIVIGVGLLAERLL, encoded by the coding sequence GTGGCCGTGGAACCGGCTTCGGTCGCGGCGTTCTGGACGGTGTCGGTCCTGCTGATCCTGGTGCCGGGGGCGGACTGGGCCTACACCATCTCCGCCGGGCTGAGGGACCGCTCGGTGCTCCCGGCGGTGTCCGGGCTGCTGCTGGGCTACGTCGCCCTCACCGGGGTCGTGGCGGGCGGGGTCGCGGCGCTGGTGGCCAGCACACCGGCCGTGCTCACCGGCCTGACCCTGGCGGGCGCCGTCTACCTGGTGTGGCTCGGAGCGGCCACCCTGGCCCGTCCCGCGGTGCCCGGAGCGGGCGGCGCCGCGGTGCCCTCCTCCTGGGGCTCGCGGGTGCTGACCGGCACCGGCGTCAGCGGTCTCAACCCCAAGGCGCTGCTGCTGTTCCTGGCCCTGCTGCCGCAGTTCACCGACCCCGCGGGCGGGTGGCCGATGGCCGCGCAGATCGGCGCCCTGGGCCTGGTGCACACGGCCAGCTGCGGGGCGGTCTACCTGTGCGTGGGCGTGCTCGCCCGCACGGTGCTGGGAACCCGCCCCGCCGCCGCGCGCGCCGTCAGCCGCTTCTCCGGGGCCGCCATGATCGTCATCGGCGTGGGCCTGCTGGCCGAACGCCTCCTCTAG